GTCTCGGTGTCCGGCGGGTAGCCGTGGACGGCGTGCAGTTGGGCGGTGGGGCCGCCGGGGGTGGTGGCCCAGCCGGTCTGGCGGACGGCGGTGCCTTCGGGGGCTCCGGTGACGAGATGGGCGCGGACCTCGGCGCGGCCGTGGGCGAGGGTCGCGGAAAGGACCTGGACGCCGGGGAGCGGGGTGTGGCGGGAGGCGGCCCAGCCGGGGCCGGTGCCGGCCGGGGCGGCGGGGCCGCGGCGGGTGAGGCGGCCGTCGAGGAGCAGCGCGAAGTGGTTGTCGGCGGGTTCGGGCGGGGATGTGGGGCCGGTGCGGGTGGAGTAGGCGTGGCGGGCGTAGCCGGGGTCGTCCTCGCCGGCCCGGTGGCTGCCGACGTGGTTGCTGCCGTGGTTGTGGAGGCGGACGAGTCCGTCGGCGGCGGTGGACTGGACGAGCAGTCCGGGCGGGGCGAGGGGGGTGACGGCGTCGATGGTCTCGGCGGGCAGCGGTTCCTCGGGATCGGTCCAGGCCGGGTGGGAGGCCGGGAGCAGCAGGCCGAGGAAGCCCTTCGAGGCCCAGTACGGGGAGCCGGGGCCGGAGTAGCTCTGCAGGACCGGCTCGTACGGGCCGTGCCAGCCGAGGGTGAGCAGGCCGCGCTCGTCGGTGGCGCCGCGGTCGAGGAAGTACCGGAGGCTGCCGGAGGCGAGGCGGCGGGTGGCGCCGGGGGTGAGCGGGGTGTGGCCGGTGAGGGTGCCCAGCCAGGGGGCGGCGGCCGCGGCGAAGCGGTAGGTGAGGGAGCGGCCGTACGGAAGGGGGGCGCCGTTGGCGTCGAAGAGGCGGGTGCAGGCGTCGAGTTGGGCGTTCAGGCGGGGGCCGTAGCGGTCGAGGAGGGCCTTGTCGCCGGCGAGGTGGGCGTGGAGGACGGGGTAGAAGTGCAGGGCCCAGGCGTTGTAGTGGTCGAAGGCCCGGTTGTCGCCGTCGGAGTACCAGCCGTCGCCGAGGTACCACTGCTCGATCCGGTCCAGGGAGCGCTCGATCGTGGCGGCGGCACGGTCGGTCTCGATGCCGGCGTCCTGGAGGAAGCCGGCGACGGTGAGGCCGAAGAGCCACCAGTTGTTGTCGACGGGGGACGGGTCGAGGGCGGGGAGCAGCCAGTCGACGGCGCGCTGCCGGGTGCGGTCGTCGAGGGCGTCCCAGAGCCAGGGGCGGGTGAGGCGCAGTCCGAGGGCGACGGACGCGGACTCGACGATCGCCTGGCGGACGTCGGTGGGCTGCGGCCAGGCGTCGGGGTCGGTGTCGGGGTGCGTGCCGGGCGCTTCGGTGCCGGCGGCGAGGCCGGCGGCGTAGCGGGCGAGGTGGCCTTGCGGGTCGTCGCCGTGGGCGCCGGCGACGCGGAGCGCGGCGAGCAGGAACGTGCGGGCGTATCCCTCCAGGCCGTCGGAGCGTGCGCCGGACCAGCTGGGGCG
This sequence is a window from Streptomyces sp. HUAS YS2. Protein-coding genes within it:
- a CDS encoding DUF2264 domain-containing protein, which gives rise to MPTPPENRELSPYTGWTRAHWENAADELLLAVRPYASPRHGLIDLPGPRPSWSGARSDGLEGYARTFLLAALRVAGAHGDDPQGHLARYAAGLAAGTEAPGTHPDTDPDAWPQPTDVRQAIVESASVALGLRLTRPWLWDALDDRTRQRAVDWLLPALDPSPVDNNWWLFGLTVAGFLQDAGIETDRAAATIERSLDRIEQWYLGDGWYSDGDNRAFDHYNAWALHFYPVLHAHLAGDKALLDRYGPRLNAQLDACTRLFDANGAPLPYGRSLTYRFAAAAAPWLGTLTGHTPLTPGATRRLASGSLRYFLDRGATDERGLLTLGWHGPYEPVLQSYSGPGSPYWASKGFLGLLLPASHPAWTDPEEPLPAETIDAVTPLAPPGLLVQSTAADGLVRLHNHGSNHVGSHRAGEDDPGYARHAYSTRTGPTSPPEPADNHFALLLDGRLTRRGPAAPAGTGPGWAASRHTPLPGVQVLSATLAHGRAEVRAHLVTGAPEGTAVRQTGWATTPGGPTAQLHAVHGYPPDTETVELPTGATLQGPHSRTAALHGTTTGPETLFVALASLTAEPAPDPVTTLATVQVTGRTIHVTWDNGTTAQLALAPEDL